One Cucurbita pepo subsp. pepo cultivar mu-cu-16 chromosome LG09, ASM280686v2, whole genome shotgun sequence DNA window includes the following coding sequences:
- the LOC111802164 gene encoding cytochrome P450 71A1-like, whose amino-acid sequence MDLTRKIQQQFQALNPISFSICLFFFFILLLKIFKRKKPNFPPSPPRLPIIGNLHQLGALPHQSMAALSNKYGPLMLLKLGQTQALVVSSPKIAKEVMKTHDIIFSNRLQTTASKKLLYQCQDCWKEGYALLMSTGLMPRGLHNSSYLHFEYFESYLNKDIAFVHCSEYWRQARKVCALELFSAKRVDSFQYVRDEEVGGLMDRIRKASVGGEAVNLSQLFLQTSNNIVSRCVLGGKFEDENGNSQFGDTARKLMVLIVEFCVADLFPSLWWIDIIRGFNKELKDCFETLDTFFSKVVEEHKEKIRAGVLTDEFKKDFVDIMLQLQQDDMVDYHFSSDQLKAIILDMFVGASDTTATVLEWTITELMRNPAAMKKAQEEVRTIIGKKPKIEVEDIQKMEYIHCVVKESLRLHPPVPLLVPRETTADVEIDGYHIPSKTGVFVNVWKIQRDPEYWKNPTEFIPERFMDNCSADYKGQDYEFIPFGSGRRKCPGMSFGVSSFEQALANLLHWFDWKLPSGYELSVEEANGLTVRKKTPLVLNPMPCF is encoded by the exons ATGGATCTCACAAGGAAGATCCAGCAACAATTTCAAGCTCTCAATCCCATCTCTTTTTCCATatgccttttcttcttcttcatacTTCTGCTAAAGATCTTCAAACGCAAGAAACCCAACTTCCCTCCTTCACCACCAAGGCTACCCATCATAGGCAACCTCCACCAATTAGGTGCCCTGCCACACCAATCCATGGCAGCTCTTTCTAACAAATATGGCCCTCTAATGCTTCTAAAGCTTGGCCAGACACAAGCCCTTGTGGTTTCATCACCAAAAATAGCTAAAGAAGTGATGAAAACCCATGACATCATATTCTCCAACAGACTACAAACTACTGCCTCAAAGAAATTGCTGTACCAATGTCAAGACTGTTGGAAAGagggata TGCTTTATTAATGTCTACTGGATTGATGCCTAGAGGGTTACACAATTCA tcatatcttcattttgaatactttgaatcatatctcaacaaaGACATTGCCTTTGTTCATTGTAGTGAGTACTGGAGACAAGCCAGGAAAGTGTGCGCTCTTGAGCTTTTTAGTGCCAAAAGAGTGGACTCCTTTCAGTACGTAAGGGATGAGGAAGTTGGTGGGCTCATGGACAGGATTCGTAAGGCTAGTGTGGGCGGTGAGGCTGTGAATCTAAGCCAGTTATTCCTTCAAACCTCGAACAATATAGTGTCCAGATGCGTCTTGGGAGGGAAATTTGaggatgaaaatgggaataGTCAATTTGGAGACACAGCGAGAAAGCTTATGGTGCTAATTGTGGAGTTTTGTGTAGCTgatctttttccttctctttggTGGATTGATATTATTAGAGGGTTCAATAAGGAGTTGAAAGATTGCTTCGAAACATTGGATACATTTTTTAGTAAAGTGGTTGAAGAACACAAGGAAAAAATAAGAGCTGGTGTTCTAACTGATGAATTTAAGAAGGATTTTGTAGATATCATGTTGCAGCTCCAACAGGATGACATGGTTGACTATCACTTCTCTTCCGACCAGCTCAAAGCAATCATACTG GACATGTTTGTTGGTGCCAGTGACACAACAGCGACGGTACTAGAGTGGACAATTACAGAGCTGATGAGAAACCCAGCAGCCATGAAGAAAGCCCAAGAGGAAGTAAGAACAATAATAGGAAAGAAACCAAAGATCGAAGTCGAAGATATTCAAAAGATGGAGTATATTCACTGTGTCGTAAAGGAATCTCTAAGGCTCCACCCGCCCGTTCCTCTGCTAGTCCCACGAGAAACAACAGCAGATGTGGAGATCGACGGCTACCATATTCCATCAAAAACAGGAGTCTTTGTGAACGTCTGGAAAATCCAAAGGGATCCCGAATATTGGAAGAATCCAACCGAGTTCATTCCGGAGAGGTTTATGGATAACTGTTCAGCGGATTACAAAGGCCAAGACTATGAGTTTATTCCATTTGGgagtgggagaaggaagtgCCCAGGAATGTCATTTGGGGTTTCTTCATTTGAACAGGCATTGGCTAATCTTCTCCATTGGTTTGATTGGAAGCTTCCCAGTGGCTATGAATTAAGCGTTGAAGAAGCAAATGGCCTCACTGTTCGAAAGAAAACCCCCCTCGTTCTTAACCCAATGCCATGtttctaa
- the LOC111802452 gene encoding quinolinate synthase, chloroplastic-like yields the protein MESSTIMASRATTSSVFSFCSNPNSKSTHVKFLAQKPPIPFFETHKCIQSLKPNTQNLSSRFACSAATLSPSSTTELVPFKLHRLIEEFESISEPVDRVKRLLRYASLLPPYGARNDSNRVMGCTAQVWLEVRIDQEGKMRFAADSDSEISKGFCSCLISVLDGALPEDVLRLKTEDLVALNVGLPVRERSRVNTWYNVLISMQKRTKGLIAELEGKLPFEAFPSLVVSADGIHAKGSYAEAQARYLFPNDSTVKELVKVLKEKKIGVVAHFYMDPEVQGVLTAARKEWPHIYISDSLVMADMAVKMAKDGCQFVTVLGVDFMSENVRAILDQAGFGEVGVYRMSDEQISCSLADAAATPSYMNYLEMASREAPSLHVIYINTSLETKAYAHELVPTITCTSSNVMQTILQAFAQVPELNVWYGPDSYMGANIVELLQQMTKMTDDEIAKIHPNHSRDSIRSLLPRLHYYQEGTCIVHHLFGHEVVEKINEMYCDAFLTAHFEVPGEMFALAMEAKRRGMGIVGSTQNILDFIIQRVQEALDRNVNEHLQFVLGTESGMITSIVAAVRNLLSSSKTTSGGAKINVEIVFPVSSDSVTSTSSSSSPGRKSVALGEINLPVVPGVSSGEGCSIHGGCASCPYMKMNSLSSLMKVCQELPHNKTAISAYEAKRFKLHTVTGKSVADIGCEPILHMRDFQAAKQLPEKLVHQIMNR from the exons ATGGAGTCCTCTACGATCATGGCTAGTAGAGCGACcacttcctctgttttctccttttgttCAAACCCAAATTCTAAGAGTACCCATGTGAAATTTCTTGCTCAAAAACCTCCCATACCGTTCTTCGAGACCCATAAATGCATTCAATCACTAAAACCCAATACCCAAAATCTCAGCTCTCGTTTCGCCTGCTCTGCTGCGACCCTTTCGCCGTCTTCTACCACTGAGCTTGTTCCCTTTAAGCTTCATCGCTTGATTGAGGAATTCGAGTCAATATCCGAGCCGGTCGATAGAGTGAAACGGTTGCTACGTTATGCGAGTCTTCTCCCTCCTTACGGTGCGAGAAATGACTCGAATCGGGTCATGGGGTGTACGGCGCAGGTGTGGTTGGAAGTTAGGATTGATCAAGAGGGCAAGATGAGGTTCGCTGCTGATAGTGATTCGGAAATCTCTAAAGGGTTTTGCTCGTGTTTGATTTCGGTGCTTGATGGTGCGTTGCCAGAGGATGTTCTTAGGTTGAAGACGGAGGATTTGGTGGCTCTGAATGTGGGGTTGCCGGTTCGAGAGCGATCGAGAGTAAATACTTGGTATAATGTTTTGATTAGTATGCAAAAGAGAACTAAGGGTTTGATTGCGGAGCTTGAAGGGAAATTGCCATTTGAGGCGTTTCCATCTCTGGTTGTGAGTGCTGATGGAATTCATGCTAAAGGAAGCTATGCTGAAGCTCAG GCAAGATATTTGTTTCCAAATGATTCTACGGTGAAAGAACTTGTTAAAGTTctaaaggagaagaaaattggTGTTGTTGCACACTTTTACATGGATCCTGAAGTTCAAGGAGTCTTAACTGCTGCCCGGAAGGAATGGCCTCACATTTATATATCTGATTCATTGGTAATGGCAGATATGGCTGTCAAGATGGCCAAAGATGGATGCCAATTTGTAACAGTACTTGGAGTCGACTTCATGTCGGAAAATGTGCGTGCAATTCTTGATCAAGCTGGCTTTGGAGAG GTAGGTGTGTACAGGATGTCTGATGAACAAATCAGTTGCTCCTTGGCTGATGCTGCTGCTACTCCTTCTTATATGAACTATCTTGAAATGGCTTCAAGGGAGGCTCCCTCCCTGCATGTTATCTACATAAATACATCATTAGAAACTAAAGCCTATGCTCATGAGCTTGTGCCTACGATCACGTGTACTTCTTCTAATGTCATGCAAACAATTTTGCAG GCTTTTGCTCAAGTACCAGAATTAAATGTTTGGTATGGACCTGATTCCTACATGGGTGCAAATATTGTAGAACTTTTGCAGCAGATGACCAAGATGACAGATGATGAAATTGCAAAGATTCATCCAAATCATAGTAGGGACTCAATTAGATCGTTGCTCCCTCGTCTGCACTACTATCAG GAAGGTACGTGCATTGTTCATCATCTTTTCGGGCACGAAGTTGTGGAGAAGATAAATGAAATGTACTGTGACGCCTTCCTTACTGCTCACTTTGAAGTTCCTGGAGAAATGTTTGCCTTAGCAATGGAGgcaaaaagaagaggaatggGAATTGTAGGTTCCACCCAGAACATATTAGACTTCATAATACAAAGGGTGCAAGAAGCTTTAGACAGAAATGTTAATGAACATCTACAATTTGTGTTGGGAACAGAATCTGGAATGATAACTTCAATTGTTGCAGCTGTTCGTAATTTATTAAGTTCTTCAAAAACCACTTCTGGAGGAGCAAAGATCAATGTAGAGATTGTCTTTCCTGTGTCGTCGGATTCAGTGACAAGCACGTCATCAAGTTCGTCCCCAGGCCGAAAATCGGTTGCGCTTGGTGAGATCAATTTGCCTGTAGTACCTGGAGTTTCGAGTGGGGAGGGATGTTCCATTCATGGTGGCTGTGCATCTTGTCCATACATGAAG ATGAACTCTCTTAGCTCTCTTATGAAAGTTTGTCAAGAGCTACCCCATAACAAAACTGCTATCTCAGCTTATGAAGCCAAGAGATTCAAACTGCACACAGTAACTGGAAAATCAGTTGCAGATATTGGATGCGAACCAATTTTGCACATGAGAGATTTCCAG GCTGCAAAACAGCTGCCGGAGAAACTTGTTCATCAGATCATGAACCGGTAA